GCCTTCGCCGCCCTCCTCGTGCCGGCGTGCGGCGAAGACTCGTCCACCACCATCGTCCAGCCCCTTCCGGGCCCCAAACTGTCGGCGCTGAGCCTTTCGACCGGAAACCTCGATCCGTCGTTCTCTCCCGACACCTCCACGTACTCCGTGGGGCTCATCTTCGACACGACGATCGCGCTCACGCCCACGGCCGCGGACGCGGGCACGACCATTCTGGTCAACGGAGTTCCGGTCCCCTCGGGCGCCTCCCATGCGGTCGGCCTGAACCCCGGGACGAACATGATCACCTTGACGCTGCTGGCCTCCAACGGTGCTCAGGGATCGTACTTCCTGCTGGTCCGCCGATCGATCGAGGAAGCCTACGTCAAGGCCTCGAATACCGACCCGGGCGATGGATTCGGCGGGAGCACCGAAGGTTTCACTGGCGTTACTCTGGCCAATGCCTCCAGCGTCGCGGTCAGCGGAGACTGGATGGCGGTCGGCGCGTGGGCGGAGGACAGCGCCCTCGCCGGGTCTCAGGACGACGACGGCGCTCCAGAAAGCGGCGCCGTATACCTCTTCCGCCGCGTCGGAAGCTCCTGGTCCCAGAAACAGTATATCAAGGCGCCCAATATCGGCGCGAACGACGAGTTCGGCCGGGCCGTGGCGATGGACGGCGACACCTTGGCGGTCGGCGCGTGGAGGGAGGACAGCTCCAGCGCCACGACTCCCGATGAGCTCGCTGCCGACAGCGGCGCGGTTTACATTTACCGCTATGACGGCGCCGCCTGGAACCTGGAGGCGTATCTCAAGGCTTCCCCGATCGTCGGGGGCGACCGATTTGGCTCCGCCGTAGCCCTTCAGGGAAACGTCCTCGTGGTGGGAGCGATCAGTCATAACGGAACCTCCGTCAACGACTCCGGCGCGGCCTTCGTTTTCCGGCGCTCCGGCACAACCTGGACCCAGGAGGCCGTTCTAAAGGCATCCACCGAGGAAACT
This genomic window from Planctomycetota bacterium contains:
- a CDS encoding cadherin-like beta sandwich domain-containing protein; amino-acid sequence: MPLPRAARFSLLAFAALLVPACGEDSSTTIVQPLPGPKLSALSLSTGNLDPSFSPDTSTYSVGLIFDTTIALTPTAADAGTTILVNGVPVPSGASHAVGLNPGTNMITLTLLASNGAQGSYFLLVRRSIEEAYVKASNTDPGDGFGGSTEGFTGVTLANASSVAVSGDWMAVGAWAEDSALAGSQDDDGAPESGAVYLFRRVGSSWSQKQYIKAPNIGANDEFGRAVAMDGDTLAVGAWREDSSSATTPDELAADSGAVYIYRYDGAAWNLEAYLKASPIVGGDRFGSAVALQGNVLVVGAISHNGTSVNDSGAAFVFRRSGTTWTQEAVLKASTEETNPLFGISVALDGDAIVVGAWMETDGTVIDSPPPSGPRSGAAYVFRRTGTSWIQEARLQPPAVENGDRFGWSVAISGDVVAVGAPLEDSDATGIGGDATNNNLDGAGAVYVFRRTSGSWSQDAYVKPGHQFDSGMTFGAALALRGPTLIVGAATERGTNPGINPTPQSGSEASGAAFVFRYKGASWTQEAYLKAAVIGGTNDDYFGFSLAFDGQTLVVGAPREDSNATGVNGDATDNSSLESGAAYVFR